The nucleotide window GGCAATTGTGATTATACAGACAATCGCTTTCCCGATGAAGATGTCATCATTCATGGTCATGTAAAAATATACGTTACACACGGCCATTTATTTCAAGTGAAGTCATCCTTACTAGCATTATCGTACCGTGCGAAGGAGCTAGGTGCCAATATTTGCTGCTTCGGTCATTCACACGTACTTGGTGCTGAAATGATTGATGATATCCTATTCATCAACCCAGGCAGCCTATTAATGCCAAGAGGGCGCCGTGAGCAAAGCTATGTCGTCCTAACGGTTGAACAGGAAGCATATAAAGTCGAATGCTTTACACGCCAAGGTGAGCTATTTGAAACACTGCATTTTAATCGCCACTAATTTTTAAAATTGTGTTGACTTTATAACGCTTTATTCATATAATAAATATTGTCTTTAATACCAATTGCGTTATTAAAGCAACTGTCTCCATAGCTCAGCTGGATAGAGCACGGGCCTTCTAAGCTCGCGGTCGTAGGTTCGAATCCTACTGGGGACGTAAATAGGTCGAACAGAAAAGCCTATAATATAGGCAATTAAAAGCATCTTACTCAATATAGATTAAACTACAACAATCGGTCATCTTGCTGATTAGTATAGTCAATCTATAGAGGGTGAGGTGCTTTTTTCTATGACGAAAAAGAAAGGGATATTTGATATTAATTTAGCGAATCAGTTTATTTCATCTACAAATTCAGTTAAAAAGAAGGAAGAGAAAAGAGAAGGCGTTACAATGGAACAAGCTTTAAGCACTATACTAAGACAAATGGAAGTAGAAGGCTGTAGAGAACGAACATTGTATGATTATCGAACAATTACAATCAATTTTATGCACAATACAGATGCAGTTTATCTTGATGATATTACAGAAACGGTTATTCGAGATTGGTTAGGCACAATGAAGGTTAAAAACTCTACTCGCTTAACACGTTTAAAGTGCTTTAAAGCCTTTTTATCACGTTGCTATGATAATGGGTGGATTAAGTTTAAATATTGGAAAAACATTAAAATACGAGTTGATACAGCTATTAAAGAAGGGGCTACAGATGATGAAGTAAATCTTTTATTATCTGTACTAGATTACTCTAAATTTTTAGATTTAAGAAATGCATGTGCTATTTTGTTAATGTATCGAGCAGGCTTGCGAATTGGAACTATCTCACTTATGCGTGAACGTCATATTGACTTTGAAAATATGCAGTTAAAGCTAGATGGTGACGTAATGAAGAATCACAAAGGCTTAATACTTCCAATTGATAAGCAACTTGCTTATTTACTAACTGTATTAATTAATCAAAATGAAGCAATAAGACGTGAATACAGCCAAGACAACGATTTACTGTTTATAACAATGAAAGGTACTTCTACTATTAATTCAATTACTTCTAATTCTATTAAACAGCAATTGTATAAATATACTAAGCAGTTTGGTATTAAAAATATTAATCCACATGCATTAAGGCGTGGCTTTGCATCTAATTTGTATAAGAAAAGCAATGACATATTATTAGTATCAAAGGCTTTAGGTCATGCAGATTTATCTGTAACAACTAAGTATTTACATGCAGACTTGCAGAATGTTGCAGATGACGTTAGAAAGTATTTTGAGTTTAATTAGGAGGGCTTACAATGTCAAAAATCATCAATACAGCAAACTATGGTTTATATGAGCTTCATGCTCGCTACAATGCCAAACATAATGTAGCTACATTTGATAAATATGCAGTCTATAGGAATCAACCGCCATTTAGAATGGGGTCAATTGAGCTAACGAAAGAAGATTTACATTTTATGCTCAAATATTTTTATGATGTAGACTTGGAATTAGAACAAATAAAGAAAGGGAAACGAATGATGATAGATTACAAAGTTACTTTTTCAGTGGCTCATGATTTTGAAGGGGTCAATGAGTTAACAACAGCGCAGGGGAATATTGATAGTATTGTGATTACAACAAGTGATGGTCAGACAATGGTGTTAAATGATGTGGAGAGCTTTGAGATTGTGGAAGCAGTCAAGGTTGATATAGATGAAGATAAAGACCAAAGGCTAATATAGATAAGTCAAAACACGCTAATCTTTTAAGAGATGGCGTGTTTTTGTTATGGGAGATTTGAATACTCTTGGAGAGTAGGCTAAATAGTTATTTACATCAAATATAAAATCAATCGAGGTAATTGGTATTTTTGGTTGAAAGGCTTTCAATTTATAATAATTTGATGTATAATAATAGCAATATGATTTTTTTAGACACTTACAGCAAACAGACGTTCTTTTAATAGAGCATGTGTCTAGTACAAATAAATAATAAAATGTGAAAAATCAGCCTAGCTAATGGGTTATTTGTTATACATATTTATTTGAGTTGTACTAGGGCTTCTATTATTGTTACGTGTCTATTAGGATAACAATGATGATTAGGAAGCACTTTTAAACATTTGTTTAAGAGTGCTTTTGTTTTGGTTTTGAATAGGTATTGTCAAATAGCCTTTTAGTGTAGCGGTTGTTACACAAAGGAGACAAAGGAAATGAAAGTAACAGATTTTATTGGAAACAAGTATAAGAGTTGGAGCGCAGGTGATATGGTCAGTATCGCTAGTGGAACAGGAAGTGGGAAAAGCTACTTTGTTCAAAATGTTCTAGCTGAATATGCTAAACAAAATGGTGAGCTAATTTTATATCTTGTTCCAAGAAAAAAGCTAAAAGAGCAGATTGAAGCTAAACTTAAAAAAGAAGGAATAACAAATATTACTGTTAAAATGTATCAAACTGTTGAAGCTAAGTGTAATAATCATGGAAATAATAATGGTTGGCTAGAAGTTTACAAATACATTGTTTGTGATGAATCACACTACTTTACTAATGACGCAAATTTCAATGATTATACAGACATGTCGTTGAAACATCTTTTATCAACCTCTCATGCAATCACGCTGTTTTTAAGTGCTACAGGTGAAACATTACTAAACTATGTTAAGCGCTTTTACAAAGAGAGAAAGCTCATTAAATACCCTGATGAATACCCTTTAAGTCAAGACTATGGTTTTGTTGGTAACCTTTCAGCTTATCAATCTGACGAGCAATTATACAAGGCTATGGATTGGTTGCTTAAAAACAATTATAAAACAATGGTTTTTATTCAAAGTGACAGAAGGGCATATCAACTTTTCAAAAAATATGAGCAACACGCTACATTTGTCTGTGGGGTAAATAGTGATTACGTTGAGTTTGTTGATAATGAAAAGGTTGATACAATTGTCAATGAAGAAAGGTTTGAAACGCTTTTTTTGATTGCTACCTCTGCACTTGATGTTGGTGTAAACATTGTAGATTTAGATGTACAACACATTATTATTGATATGCTTGATACAGACACATTCCTTCAATGTCTTGGGAGGAAACGCTTATCCGATGAAGTTGAGGAAAAAGTAAGACTTCTATTTAAAAATTATTCTAACATACAATTAGGTGGTTATATATCTAAGGAAGCCGAAAGAGTTAAATCAGGCAAACTGTTCTATGGAACTGTCAAATCAACCAAAGGTAAGCATACGAAATTGAGTGACATTTTTTACATTGACAGCTCAGGTAATGTGAAAGTTAATAACATGAAGTATGTTAAAGCAGCAGTAAATTTAATAAGTTATCAAAAGTATGTACAGAAGCCAAATGGGTATCTTGAAGAGATTAAATCCCTCATGGATTATCAAGAAAAGATATATATTCGAGATTATCTTGAGGATAAAAATGCTAAGTTAGCAATACTAGAAGAAAATATTGACAATAAGTTTTCTTCTGAGGAAGCCAAAGAACTTTTGGAGAAATTATTTTTGAAAAATAGCAAGACTAAAAAGGTAATAAAGAGTATCTCGACAGCTAACAGAGAGATGGTTATTTTAGGTTATCCTTATGAATTTATTGAATCCAAAGAATATATTATAGATTCTAATGGACAGAAAAAACAGCGCAGAATCTACACCTTGCATCGTGTAAGACAGAATAGTCTATAAGCTATATATAGCCTTAGGACTGTTTTGTCTTGCAATAGAAAAAGTGATATGTAAAACGGTTTTTGCTTCGAAGAAGCGAAAACCAACAAGTGTTGAGTTCGTTATTTTTTAAACATGAGCGGAGGGAGCGGAAGCGACTAAAGCCATGTTTAAACAATAACAACTCGACACGCTGTTAGGAAAAGTAGTTTATTAACAAAAGATAATGGAAATCATAAAAGAGAAAGAGTTGCTTATGGCTATCATGTTTGCTTCCAATGAAATTGAACGTACTACAGCAATTAATGAGCATCTTCTTAAAGGGAAGTAGTATAATAGTTGACCTGTTTTTCATACTTTTTAGACCGAAGGTTACGTTCAGGTACAACACTCTACTTAGTTTATTAATATATTATTATATTAAATTAAGATATATAAATACACTAAGTAGATAGGCATACCTGAACGTAACCTTCACTATTTTATGTTTAAGCCTTATTCAGTTTGGCTGTAGTGAGCCTTGGGAGGTAAAAAAACTACCATCTCACAATAGCATGAAAATCACATACCCTCTAAAAGCGATTCTAAGGGTTCTTAAAGGTGAGGTAGAGAGAACTTCTCAATCGGACTGACTGACCTTTGATGGTTTAAGACCTTGTTACCTGTGGTGTGCTTTTTATATTTCACCTTTTCAGAACGCTCTCAGGGTGGTTATCAGAGCTGAAACAACTGTCTCAAAGGAAGTAGTGTCAATTGAGTGGCACAGACAAGCCCGTAAGCAATGATAAGCATGTGTTGGTAACAATTAAAACGCTCAGGTCGTTCACAGAGCCTGTATGAGCGTTTAGACATGACATATTGAGTATATAGGCAGAGCTATCAACAAAGGATATTTCTACTTCTTATTTTGGATTTTCAATAGTTCATCAATCTGCTTTAAAACAAATTCTTGATAATCAGGATTCAGTTCTTTGAAAACATTCATTGCCATTTCAAACTTAGTATCAGCGGGATTTTTGAACATATCGCCTTCCCCATTTTTTAACCAATTTTCATTCACATTAAAAGTAGAACAAATAAGCTTTATAAGGCGGTCATTTACTTTTCGATTTCCTAATTCTATGCCTGCTATGTAACCATTGGATATTGCGATAGCTGTAGCAAACTTTGCTTGTGACAAATTTAAAGCTAATCTAATTTCCTTAACACGTTGATTGGTAGACAATACATATCACCTCTTTATTGATGAATTCAAAATATCATATTTTCGCTTACAATGAAAGTGATTGAAGTATAAATGTAGTTGAAATACTCACTTGGTGAATATATAATGCTATCATAGCGAGTTTTAGAGGAGGGTGATTATGGAGAGGGAAGACAAGTATAAGCAATTAGAGATAGGCTTTAAAAAACTAAATGATGAAGGTAAAAACTACATACTAGGAATTATGCAGGCGCTTGAGTTTGCTCAATCTAATCAAGTGGCTGATGGAGAAAAATATAAAGAGAATAAACCAATTGAAGATAAAAATTTTGAGTAAGTCAGGTGATTGAATTGTGAGCATTAAAGACGAAGTTAAAGCGGAGCAACAGAGAATATTAAATGAAAAAATGGAACAAAGACAAGTAAATGAAGTAAAGTATAAAGTAGATAAGAAGAAGCTTATCATCATATCGATGGTAATCGTAGGTATTCTTGTGTCTATTTTTGTTGCGACTAGACCTGACGAATATGAAAGAGCAAGAATTAAGGAAGATATTAGAGTAAAAGAGTTAGTTTATAACAATTATAAGAATAATACAAAATACATTATTAATAGTAATACGATTGAAGATAACATTAGTATTATGGATATTTCACATACAGCTATTGTTCATGCGAAGTACCGCCTTGATAATAATTCTGACCAAACTAAAAAAGGAAATGATAAACTGAATGAAGTAATAAAGGGAGCAACAAAAACCCTTAACAATTCCATTCTTATTGTATTAAACAGCGAAAATCTTAGTTATGAAGATTTTAAATCTATTAAATCTACTATCCAAGATGAAGTTGTTAATAGCTATGTCAATGATGAGAATAAAGAACTCTATGACAGTATAAAAGATAAATACTACTATAAAGAAATAGCTGATTCATTGGAAGAATCAAGAAAAGACCAAGACTATCAAAATAATCAATCGAGAAACATACTACAATCAAATTTACAAACAGGAATGTCAGAAAGTGAAGTTAAAAAGTTAGCAGGTTTGCCTAATGATACTTATAAAAATGATGAAGCTTATTTTTGGGTTTATGATGGTGTGGTGCTAACAATGAAAAAAGGATATGTATATGATATAACCTACGAATTAGAGTAGGGGAACTAAAGGATAGAGCGAACTGCTCTATCTTTTTTTGTTGTCATGTCAAAAGCTCACAGTCACGTTGCATGGTGCTTTGATGAAATTATGACATAGGGGGGACTGCTTCAATGGAGCTTCATGTAAGCCATGCTAGAAGGGTTAGAGTGTATTAAAATAGAATGGCAGTTATCACATGCGACACGAGAGGGTTTTATAGCTACTGTGCGCTTGGAACAATCATTCCTTTTGCTCCAAATAGAAGCGGTCTTTTAGTAAAGTAACAGAATCAGCTATTTACAGTAGCAGGAGCAAACAATGGGATAAATGTTAGGGAATCATTGAAGCTTAACGATAGAGTGTTACGATAGCTCATAGCGCAATCGAGAGGAACAGCTAAGGGCTTGTTTTGTTCTCGATTACGCTGTGATTGAACATCCAATTATGAAATAACAGGAATTTCTAGAGAGTTGAAGTAATTAATAACACCATCTAATCCACCTTTTGCCATGTAAGCTTCTGCGTCAGTGCAAGGGTGTTCAGACCTAATCTCTACTAAAGGGTGTACAAAATTTCTATAGTCTCTTAAAACTTGGTCAATTGATTTGGCTCTTTTTTGTGGTAGACAATCTATCTTTTCAGCAACAGTAATCATTTCTGCTAATTTCCAATTTTCTAGTTTTTTCACTATTTTTTGTGCGTTTTCATCTGTGGATTTTGGTGCTGATTTACAATTTAGAGCTTGCTGGTTATATTTTGGGCTACTTAGTTGGTCATACAATATAGCTTCTAAAATACTTCCTGCTAGAATAACAGAACTTTTCCATGCACCATCGGGCATTAGAATATGCACTAATTCTTTATAATCACGTTCAATAATCAATTTTAAGTTGTAATTTTGAATGAAATCAAAGTTTTTAGGCAGTTCTTGATTATGGATAGTACCATAGTTTCTTAATGCATTAGCTATTGTAGTAAATTCATTAATGAAATAGTCAATGTCTGCATAATTGAATCCCGCCTGTTTACTTTGTAATTTAATATTTTGGCGTGCCAAAATAAATTCATATCTATCATTAGGTGCAAAACACAAGGTATCTAATGTATTTAATTCATCAGCAATCATCTCGAAATATGCACGATGAGTAATACCACTTTCTCTTGATTCCATTTTTTTTATGAAGCTTTCAATGAGCTGAATAATATGATTAACCATAATAAACCTCCTAAGGATATTTAATTTTATAATACTATTTTATCGTATTTTTGAGAAATATTATTATTTATTTACTTCTGTTTGCAAAGGCATACCTTTGAGGACAGAATACCTCGATTCGGAAAATGCAGTCAAATCAATGGTTTAGGGTCAGTATAAAATTCCGTAAAGGTATTGTTTAACATTTAAAAACGTTTATAATATAAGTATAACCTTAACAAACAGGAGCGGGAAATTAACATGACAGAAACAAAAACATTCGGCTATGTTCGTGTGTCAACTAAGGAGCAGAACGCAGACCGACAAACAGTAGAAATGAAGAAATTAAAAATCAACGAGCGTGACATTTTCATTGATAAAGCGAGTGGTAAAGATTTTGACCGTCCCCAATATCAAGCACTTAAAGCCCAACTACGCAAAGGTGACCTAGTTTATATTAGTTCCCTTGACCGTTTAGGACGTAACAGTGACGCAATCAAAAAAGAATGGGAAGAAATCACAAGGGAAATTGGAGCAGATATGGTTGTGCTTGATATGCCATTGCTTGATACACGCAAATATAAAGATACGATGGGAAACTTTGTTGCTAACTTAGTCTTACAGGTGCTTACATTCATGGCTCAAAGCGAACGTGAAAAGATACTAGCACGACAAAAGGAAGGAATTGCAGTTGCTAAAGCACAAGGGAAGCATTTAGGTAGACCGCAATTAAACCTTAACACTTTGACAAAGCAACAGAGAGCAGACCTTGAGGCGAACTATACAACATGGAAAGCCAAAGAAATCACAAGTGTACAATTCATGGAAATCTTAGGACTAAAAAAGAACTCGTTTTACAAGATAATCAGTGAATATGAGGAATCTAAATAGCGCTAAAAGTATTGATTTACCTGCTTTATTATGATGCTCAAACAGGTCATAGATAGCAGGTAAAACATTGATTTTATTGAGCTGTGGTGAAGCTATCACGTATATGTTAGGTGGCTTTATTGGAGTCGTAGGAGAGCTGTGACAAGGCGTTACAGTTCGGGGTGAAACATTGGTCAGAGAAGGTTGTAGTCTTGTCGTAGAGCCATTTCAAGCGTCATATAACAAGGCTTAGGTAGGGGGCGTAGTTAGCGATAATTTGATGAAGGTGAATGAAGAATTGGAGCTACCTATTACACTCACATCGAATTAAATGATAATATTCAAAGGAAAGCACTTCTTTTACATAGATTTGTAGTTAACTCCACAAAAATCCTTAATTAGTTTATAATGGGGATAATTAAGAAATATCGAGAAGTGGTATACCTAAAAAATTATGAACGAATTGCGCTGTAACTCGTTTAGAATTACAAAACGCTGCATCTAATGAGAGTCCTTATTTTGAGAACTATCATTTCATTATGCAACTATATGGTATATACTAGTCCTCAGAAGGTGTTTGAATCAAGTTCGTAAAAATGTAATACTACCTAGTGGAGTAAATCGCATATGTTACATGAAAGAGAGCAGAGACTTGCTCTCTTTTTCTATTGTTCAAAAATGTAAAATTTAATTTTAGACTGTAGACATATTCAAAATTCTTCGATTATGTCTACAGTTTGAATCCTTTTTATATAGATGAATTATCGGATATAATTTAATACCTATTCACATAATAATTTCATTTGCTTGATTAAATCTTCTGAACGTAACTCAAGGAACTTGGAATAATCGTCAACTAAAGCTGCATCAAGTGCCTTTTGAGAAATAAAATTGCTTTCTAAAATATCAGCTGCAGAGTCTCCTAAAGAATCTAACACTGTATTAAAGTAAATCGATGGTTTTTTGTCCGAAATAGTTCTGTTGTTAATCAAATTTAAAAGGCAAATGTTTGAGTGATAATTTGCTTCTTTATCGGAAATATTTGTGTTTTTTAAATATGCTTTAGGGAAAATGTGATGATATTCATGACGGTTGATTACAGCTAAAACATTGGCGATATTAATTACTGAACCATCAAGTAGACTTTGAGGCTTTTTTGAAGCTAATAATAAACCTAAGGACTTACTATTGGCTTTATTTAATTTAAAATCATCAAAGACAAATTTTTTAAAGTCAATAGGCGTTGAGAAATTAAGAGTAGTTGTATTTCCATTTGCGAAACTTCTAATTTCTTCCAAATCCTTGGTTAATTGAGCGGTGTTAAATGAAGCGAAATATCTGCTAAAAGCAGTACGCCAAAACCATTTTTTTAATTCATCTCTTTGCTGTACAGTTGGGCTAGGACAAATGTTGAAGAACTCTACTAATAGGGTTAGTTGTAGCCCATAAGGTAAATAAGAAGATGAAGTTATTGGTAATTCAGAAGTTAAAAAATCAACAGCATGTTTATAAGCTTCAACACATTTAAGTGCGGCATTTTTCAACTCTGAAGAAGTGCAATCTCTTAATTTATCCATATCATCTTTATTAATACCATAGCCCATTACAGATGAAATATTTTTTAATATATCAGCTTCTGAAACATCTTCAAAATTTTTAGGTTTTAAAACTTCTCTTATTTTCTGTATAGTGTCACTTAAATCGAAATCACCACTCCAAGTAGCAGCTCGCATTAAATCAACAATAGTTAATCTACGACCTGTACTATTAATTCGTTCAAAAATAGGAGCTACTTCATGAACTGTCATATCACCAATAGTTACAGCAGCGACTTTATAATCTTTGATAGCCTGTAATAAACGTTCTGCATTTTTAATATATTTATCTTTATTTGGTAAAGCTTCTATTTTACGACATTCATTAATAAAGTCCATTGTTCCTATAACTTTATTTAAAGGGAGATATTCAGGTTTTGAATTACTTTCGGGATGAATAAATACTTCTTTTTCTAAATCAAATGCTATATTCCACATACTTTTTAGGTCAGAGCCATTCCAAAAAAGTGCACCACATAATGTAGAAAGCCTTTGTTGCCCATCTAACAAATAATTTGTAGGATATTCTAAACTTCTATCATCAATTTTAAAATCACCAATGTTTCTTTCGCTAGCTAATTTTTCTTTAGTGAACCAAAGTAAAATACTTCCTATAGGATAGCCTTTATAAATACTATCTAGCAGACTTAATATGTCTTTTTTCTTCCAGACAAACGGACGTTGAAACTTTGGTAATTTAATATCACCTGTCTTAACTTTTAAGACAAGTTCTTCAATTCGTAATACTTCTGGTTTTGGGTCAAAAGCCTTCACTTACAAATCTCCTCCTTTGGTAATATTAATATACCATTTTAATAACTTTTTTGGAATATTAATATTTTTTGTAGACTTTAAACTTTGATTTTATCTAATCACTAGTAAGAGGAATTCAAAAGAATTTTATGAGAATATCGAAACATGTATAAGAATAGTTAAAGTTGTAGGTCATTGTAACTACACATTCCATCTGAGAAGAGGTAGAACCGAACCACCCTGTGAGTATTTTTGTGAGTTAGATTAATTCATTTCTTTGGAGGTATCTGTGAACTCTTCCTAAGCTTCATGTGAACAGATAGTAGGGGGCATGGTTTCCGAAATGGTAAGGTAACTTCATATAGAATTGTGACCAATACACTCACACGATATTCATTCTGCACATCGAGCGACTGATTGTGAGATGAAACGTAGATATATCATTGCTGAAAAAGGCAAATCAGTAGGTAAGAGAATACTACTTCTTGTTAATTCCTAACAACGGCAGCAGGGCGGATTTTTTTGTATTAAAGAAGAAGCATACATTAACTACATTTCTACCAAAGAAAGATGAAGAAACGATAAAAACTTAATGTTTATATCGTTTTTTTATTATATAAAGGTACTTTTAATGAAAGGTATAATTGTATGTATATTTAGTAGCTGTGGAATCTATAAGACCGTATATCTAAATGAAAGAAAGGGGTAATTTGAATGTCTGAGAAACATCACCAATTACAAAAAGAATTACATAAGGTTTTATTAAATGCAGCGAAAAGTGCTAATAGTATAGGTTACAATCCTCATATTTTTAACCAAATGTTAGCAAATGAAGGTGGGTACTCTGTTGCGAAAAAACTGATTCATAGAACTTCTACAAGGTTTGAGAAATTATGGGAACTTAATCGATTGGATTTATCCACTGAAGCTGTGATATTACAAGAGAAATTTAGACCTTTGTTTACAAAAGAAGAGTTAGAGATTGCTAAAGCTAGATTAAGTGAATTTGGCTATGAAGTAGAAGATATATGCTATGATTTACCGTCTTTGAAACCAAGTGGTCGAGAAAGAGAGTTTAATTATTATCCTGAAGATTTAAAGGGAAGAGTTATTTATGAACATTTATTAAATAACCAAACTCATAGATGGCTTGATGTTAATATACTTGGTAGACCAGAAACTAATCATGGTAGAGATGCAGCGAACATCCTTTACTATCTAGGTATGAAATCAGATTATAGAGGCGTATTCCAAGGAAAAGTATTCCACGAAGTAATAGAAATTCTACAAAGAAAAGGGACAGAGTATGATGAAATTGTACGGTTATTAAATGTATATTCTGAATCAGAAAAGCTATTTGAGATTGTAAAATCAGATATTGAAGCTCAACAAGTGGAGGAAGGAAATCGAATAGAGGGAACTAAGAAAGCGTACTTAGTAAATAAATATGAGCGTGACCCAAAGAATCGTAAGAAAGCAATTGAGATTCAGGGATTGAATTGCTATGCTTGTGGATTTAATTTTGAAGATGTATATGGAGAACGAGGAACAGATTTTATAGAAATTCATCATATTAAACCATTAAGTAAATTAGAAGAAGCTGTAAAAATAAATCCTAAAACGGATTTAGTTCCTTTATGTGCAAATTGTCATCGAATGGTGCATAGAAGGAAGGATAATGTATTGAATATAGAAGAGTTAAAGAAATTAATAATTAGGGAGAAAGAGTAATGGAATGGTTTAATAATAAGTCAAAACCTTTAATTAGGTATTTTGAATAATTATTTTTTAAATAAATCATAGGTGAGGGTGATACAGTGTCAAATCAACATCCAATAAAAATTTTTAAAAACTATACTTATATTTTTTCAAATCAACATAGAATTCGACAAAATAATAATAAATCGATATGGCAAGTTAATCAAAATGAAGAATTCGATTCATTTACATTAATGTGTAATGAGAATTGGATAATAGATAACGTGAAGGGTTGGTCAGTACATAGAGTTAACAGTCGTAATGAATTTTTGGGAATTAATACAAGAAATGAAGAAGTAAAAATAGCGAAATTCCTAGATAGTGCCAATAATTTTCAGTGGCACGGTTATCCAATCGATTATAGATTTTCTGTAAATGATAAACCTAACGCTAAAATACTTAAACAATGGGTTAAGGACGAGATTATAACTAAAACACAAATGAGACGAATTTTGCAAGGGCAAGGATGTGAAATTTAAATGAAAAGTATATCTATTAGAATTGAAGGAGAATACTGGGATTATTTAATTAAGTACAATGCTTTATTTTTATGGACTTTTGAAGGAACGTTGGAAATTTACGATTGGGAATACTTGTTGAATGATTTGAGCTATAAAATGAAAGATAATAATATTTATAAATTTTTTAGAGGAAATATAAATTCTATACTTTTAAATGTTCATAATAAAGATATGAAAGAGAGTTCAAAAATAAATCTCAGAAAAAGTGAAATTCAAAAATATAAAGTAAGGGAATTTTGGATTTCTACTAATGATTTAATTATTTCCTTAGATTCATATAATGATGATTTACTTTTAAATACTGATGAGGGATTACTTTTATGCAATTTGAAAGAGATTTTGGTAGATTCAAATAATATTCATACAAATACTTTAACCAAAGAAAAATATTATGAAAAGATATTTGATATGCCTTTTTTTGATATTAGTATTGGAAATTATGGGAATGTTGCATTAGCTGGAGGTGAAGAGGGGGTATTTGAATTTGTAATGCCTCAAAAAAAATATAATGAGACAAATGAAGTTAAACATATAATAAAAAAACAATCGAATAAAGTTGATTGGCTAAAAAATAGTATTTATAATACTTCTCCAATAGAAGAAAGCTTTATTCTAAATAAGCCCATTGAAAGAGGCGTATGGAATTATAATGACTATAAAATTTATGAAGATTCACAGATTTTTCGGAAAAATGATGAAAATGTATATCATTCCAATATAAGTTGGGCTAATAATAACAAAATATATAGAGTTGTTGATAGTAGACAATTACAAGAAGTAACCGTACAAAACTTTGGGAATGGAGAATTGGCTTTTAGGTCTAGATATATTAACTTCATGGAATGGAAAGGAGATATTTTAGCTGGTGCAGGTACATCATTTGGTACAGTGGTAGAGTGTGAA belongs to Lysinibacillus louembei and includes:
- a CDS encoding HNH endonuclease, whose product is MSEKHHQLQKELHKVLLNAAKSANSIGYNPHIFNQMLANEGGYSVAKKLIHRTSTRFEKLWELNRLDLSTEAVILQEKFRPLFTKEELEIAKARLSEFGYEVEDICYDLPSLKPSGREREFNYYPEDLKGRVIYEHLLNNQTHRWLDVNILGRPETNHGRDAANILYYLGMKSDYRGVFQGKVFHEVIEILQRKGTEYDEIVRLLNVYSESEKLFEIVKSDIEAQQVEEGNRIEGTKKAYLVNKYERDPKNRKKAIEIQGLNCYACGFNFEDVYGERGTDFIEIHHIKPLSKLEEAVKINPKTDLVPLCANCHRMVHRRKDNVLNIEELKKLIIREKE